A section of the Candidatus Nitrosacidococcus sp. I8 genome encodes:
- the rplJ gene encoding 50S ribosomal protein L10 — protein MSLNLEAKQTIVTEIANIASQAHSIVTAEYRGLTVSEITKIRVLARQKNVYLRVIRNTLVARALAGTDFECINSELKGPLIFAFSLEEPSAAARVIRDSNKEYNRLKIKSGALRGKLLPSEAINSLADMPTKDQAIAMLMGVLEGPISKFVRTLVEPVAKLARATAAVRDQKKE, from the coding sequence TTGAGTCTTAATCTGGAAGCAAAACAGACAATCGTTACTGAAATTGCAAATATTGCCTCCCAAGCTCATTCTATAGTTACAGCCGAGTACCGTGGGCTAACAGTTTCTGAGATAACAAAAATAAGGGTATTGGCTCGCCAAAAAAATGTTTATTTGCGGGTAATACGCAATACTCTGGTAGCTCGAGCTTTAGCGGGGACTGATTTTGAATGCATAAATTCAGAATTAAAAGGTCCTTTAATATTTGCGTTTTCACTTGAAGAACCTAGTGCTGCTGCTCGGGTAATACGAGATTCTAACAAAGAGTACAATCGATTAAAAATAAAATCAGGTGCTCTTAGAGGAAAACTATTACCTTCTGAGGCTATTAATTCTCTAGCAGATATGCCTACTAAAGATCAGGCAATTGCTATGTTAATGGGAGTTCTAGAGGGACCAATTAGCAAATTTGTTCGTACATTAGTTGAACCAGTAGCAAAATTAGCACGTGCTACCGCTGCTGTTCGAGATCAGAAAAAAGAATAA
- the rplL gene encoding 50S ribosomal protein L7/L12 produces MAVAKEEILETIANMTVMDVVELIEAMEEKFGVSAAAPVAVAAPAGAGVEAKAEEKTEFDVILSNFGSNKVQVIKVIRAITGLGLKEAKDMVEGAPSTVKEGSSKEEAENIKKQLEEAGAAIEIK; encoded by the coding sequence ATGGCTGTAGCAAAAGAAGAAATTTTAGAAACAATTGCAAACATGACTGTCATGGATGTAGTCGAGTTAATCGAAGCAATGGAGGAAAAATTTGGAGTAAGTGCTGCTGCACCAGTAGCAGTGGCTGCACCCGCAGGAGCGGGGGTAGAAGCTAAAGCTGAAGAGAAAACAGAATTTGATGTAATTTTGTCTAACTTCGGCTCAAATAAAGTACAGGTTATTAAAGTGATACGTGCTATTACAGGCTTGGGTCTTAAAGAAGCTAAAGATATGGTGGAGGGTGCCCCATCTACAGTGAAGGAAGGATCTTCCAAAGAAGAAGCAGAGAATATTAAAAAGCAGCTTGAAGAAGCTGGTGCTGCTATCGAAATCAAATAG